The proteins below come from a single Cervus elaphus chromosome 4, mCerEla1.1, whole genome shotgun sequence genomic window:
- the PLEKHF1 gene encoding pleckstrin homology domain-containing family F member 1 isoform X2: MVDYLANTEINSQRIAAVESCFGASGQPLALPGRVLLGEGVLTKECRKKAKPRIFFLFNDILVYGSIVLNKRKYRSQHIIPLEEVTLETLPETLQAKNRWMIKTAKKSFVVSAASATERQEWISHIEECVRRQLLATGLQPSTEHAAPWIPDKATDICMRCTQTRFSALTRRHHCRKCGFVVCAECSRERFLLPRLSPKPLRVCSLCFRELAAQKRKEDVEEQGLGSPGPSAYLAGAVCGASSGDDDDSDEDREGSGDADWPSRVEFYASGVSWSSFHS; this comes from the coding sequence ATGGTGGACTACCTGGCAAACACGGAGATCAACAGCCAGCGCATCGCGGCTGTCGAGAGCTGCTTCGGGGCATCAGGGCAGCCACTGGCCCTGCCGGGCCGAGTACTGCTGGGTGAAGGCGTGCTGACCAAGGAGTGCCGCAAGAAGGCCAAACCGCgcatcttcttcctcttcaacGACATCCTGGTGTATGGCAGCATCGTGCTGAACAAGCGCAAGTACCGTAGCCAGCACATCATTCCTCTGGAGGAGGTGACCCTGGAGACGCTGCCGGAGACTCTGCAGGCCAAGAACCGCTGGATGATCAAGACGGCCAAGAAGTCCTTCGTGGTGTCCGCTGCCTCCGCCACGGAGCGCCAGGAGTGGATCAGCCACATCGAGGAGTGCGTGCGGCGGCAGCTGCTGGCCACGGGCCTGCAGCCCAGCACGGAGCACGCGGCGCCCTGGATCCCCGACAAGGCCACGGACATCTGCATGCGCTGCACGCAGACGCGCTTCTCGGCGCTCACTCGGCGGCACCACTGCCGCAAATGCGGCTTCGTGGTCTGTGCCGAGTGCTCCCGCGAGCGCTTCCTCCTGCCGCGCCTCTCGCCCAAGCCCCTGCGCGTCTGCAGCCTCTGCTTCCGCGAGCTGGCCGCCCAGAAGCGGAAGGAGGACGTGGAGGAGCAGGGCCTCGGGTCCCCCGGGCCGTCGGCCTACCTGGCGGGGGCCGTCTGCGGGGCGTCCAGTGGAGACGACGATGACTCAGACGAGGACAGGGAGGGCAGTGGGGATGCAGACTGGCCCAGCCGTGTGGAGTTCTACGCCTCGGGTGTGTCCTGGTCATC
- the PLEKHF1 gene encoding pleckstrin homology domain-containing family F member 1 isoform X1, giving the protein MSAEWPKMVDYLANTEINSQRIAAVESCFGASGQPLALPGRVLLGEGVLTKECRKKAKPRIFFLFNDILVYGSIVLNKRKYRSQHIIPLEEVTLETLPETLQAKNRWMIKTAKKSFVVSAASATERQEWISHIEECVRRQLLATGLQPSTEHAAPWIPDKATDICMRCTQTRFSALTRRHHCRKCGFVVCAECSRERFLLPRLSPKPLRVCSLCFRELAAQKRKEDVEEQGLGSPGPSAYLAGAVCGASSGDDDDSDEDREGSGDADWPSRVEFYASGVSWSSFHS; this is encoded by the exons ATGTCAG CTGAGTGGCCGAAGATGGTGGACTACCTGGCAAACACGGAGATCAACAGCCAGCGCATCGCGGCTGTCGAGAGCTGCTTCGGGGCATCAGGGCAGCCACTGGCCCTGCCGGGCCGAGTACTGCTGGGTGAAGGCGTGCTGACCAAGGAGTGCCGCAAGAAGGCCAAACCGCgcatcttcttcctcttcaacGACATCCTGGTGTATGGCAGCATCGTGCTGAACAAGCGCAAGTACCGTAGCCAGCACATCATTCCTCTGGAGGAGGTGACCCTGGAGACGCTGCCGGAGACTCTGCAGGCCAAGAACCGCTGGATGATCAAGACGGCCAAGAAGTCCTTCGTGGTGTCCGCTGCCTCCGCCACGGAGCGCCAGGAGTGGATCAGCCACATCGAGGAGTGCGTGCGGCGGCAGCTGCTGGCCACGGGCCTGCAGCCCAGCACGGAGCACGCGGCGCCCTGGATCCCCGACAAGGCCACGGACATCTGCATGCGCTGCACGCAGACGCGCTTCTCGGCGCTCACTCGGCGGCACCACTGCCGCAAATGCGGCTTCGTGGTCTGTGCCGAGTGCTCCCGCGAGCGCTTCCTCCTGCCGCGCCTCTCGCCCAAGCCCCTGCGCGTCTGCAGCCTCTGCTTCCGCGAGCTGGCCGCCCAGAAGCGGAAGGAGGACGTGGAGGAGCAGGGCCTCGGGTCCCCCGGGCCGTCGGCCTACCTGGCGGGGGCCGTCTGCGGGGCGTCCAGTGGAGACGACGATGACTCAGACGAGGACAGGGAGGGCAGTGGGGATGCAGACTGGCCCAGCCGTGTGGAGTTCTACGCCTCGGGTGTGTCCTGGTCATC